The nucleotide window tactactaataaaCAACCCAACATCTTGAAGAATTTAAATACCTAATGTCATGACAGTGAGCGTTAGGTAAGAATATGTCATTAGCAAGCTTTCTTCACTATGACTGGACATAATTTGCTATTCCTAAGATAGTaacattagaattatttttcaggATTCCTGTGGAGCTGTGCTCATTTTACATCCATGTGAACTGCTGTCATCACTACTATGTCCAAACCCGGAGGATGAACTGGAaaagaagagagggggaaaataataaaaagaggaaattggtTTTCACAACACACTCAAAGCCTGAGTAACAGAGGAGAACTTTAATTATCTCCAGTCACAAAGAGAGACAGGAAATTTGGACTTTTAATTAGCCATTTGGAGTGCAGTTGGATATTTTTTTAGCTAGATAATTTAAAAGCGAATAATTCAAGTCTGACTAAATGAAAGTCACATAATCAGAATGCAGATAATTGAATTTCTACtgcattcattaattcagtgtGGAGGTGTGTGTGAAGACTACTATGATGAGCTGTCACAGCTCAATAAAATCTCAgtcaattaattttttcattatcttaGTATTACATCAACAAAAAAGTGAAGTGTGTGTATCTATCcatatgcatgcatatgtgcACTATGTGTTATATAAATCCGTATACTGTAAATCGTTATGCAAGGAAATACCTTTCTGAATCATAatctatatcatttttttttccttcttcattttcttcagggAAACGTCTGTACATCAAGGCAAACTTGTGAATTGCTTCTTCTACAGAGTACCTAGTCTGCCCAGAAACACATGCCTCGATGTCTTCTGAATTCAGATGGCTCTGTAAGAAGAGGTGAAGGCTGCTATCTGAAAGTAAAAGTGCATTCTGTAGGACCCTGTgcaagagaagaagaggaaaataataggTGAACGGGGATGGACAATTATAgggtaggagagagaaaaacactaGAAATGTGCCACCAAAGTAATTCCTCTACTATAGCAAACTTTGCATCAATTATGGACTCTGCCTATTAAAGGGATGAAAGCATATATTAACTTTTAttcaattatttggaaatttAGGTGAGTAAAAACATGAAGCTAATAGTTAAGAACATCTGTTAAAAGAATAACTTCAAGGACATTTCTTCAATTTAACCATCTGTTATGATCATGTGGATTAattatggaaatattttgctTATGTAGTCATAGAAATTTATTCTACTTAGAAAAAAACTGACTGCCAACCAGCATGTCAATTCTGTGATCTTTATTGGCTAGACTGTCAGGAAACATCAAAACTTTCAACTACtattaaaaattctataaaaaagTCAATACGTTtctttattgggggaaaaaaaaactttacaagTACACTTATATACAAGTTTACAAGGGCTCAGTTGAGAGGTGGCTCTTTTTGAATACCTAAGATTGACTAGAAATTTCTCCAAATCTTCTGTGGCACTGTGTAATTCTATGTTGTTAAAATGAGCCGCCAAATAAAATTGCTCCAGCCAATTTTaccatatatataattaaaatataattttgtggtAAGTACATACTAGGCTTCCCACATTCAAGATACAAGTTTACAAAGAGAAGACAGATTTCAACTAGTGCCTCAGAACTACAGGGAGGAGTAAAAAACTACCCTGAAGCAAAATCTACAAATGCGCAAATTCGTATTATTGGTGAAcgtgtttttttctgaaatgcaTGTCTTAGAACAGGAAATTAAGTCAGATTACAcctttatatttaaacaaaaactttttacCTTTTTAGCAAAAGGTTTTTTGTATGATAATTTAGTCTCTATTAATAGTTCAATAATAATATAACACAAGATACTAAGACCAGATATAGGAGACAAAAACTGAAACACTTAAACTCAAGTATAATTTTGCCCGACAAGGGATTTTTCATATAGAGAGCTAAGAAAAATAGATTATGTATTTCAGACTAAATGAACCTTATGTTATGTTCTGCATTTCTTAACAAGTAATTAGAAAAGTAAATCTCTTTCAGCCATTCATATCAATTTACTTAAAATCCAAGGTCATtagattatttcctttcttcaaaataaaacaattatttttttttcaagaaggcAAACGTCTAAAAATGCACAGTATCCACACCAAAATCTAGCTGTCCCTTTTGTTTCAATCGGCTTACAAATGTAGCttgagaaaatattctttaatggcctacaaaaaggaaaagtaaaacctTTGGGCTTTTTACAAGGCAAAATCTCAAGCAAAGCAGCTAAATACTTCCTGTCCCTCCATGCTGTGTGCCCTGGGTTCTCCAAGATGACCGTATCACATGGTAAAGATTAATTTGCCAAACACAAGTAGTAAATTCCTGTTACTACTCTTCGAGATTTATTTTCTACATGTATGCATGTTTACCACTCTTGTTTTAAATACTTCAAAATCAAGACAAGATTTATATGGCAACAACCCATTAATATTAACTTGCATTCGCTGTGAAGTCTGAACGGAGTGTTTCCTGTGTCCTTCTGTCAATGGTTTCCTGCCAGCCATGGTACAAGCAACTGTTCATAGGATTATACTTACTGCTTTGTTTCTGttggaaatgtgttttattttctttataaaataatgggTAATCTTTACAATTGGTTTTAGACGGTTCAAGGCATCCCACCGCAACAGTAATGAGCACTAATGCCAATGGTATTGGACACAAATTCATTTTCGCTTTATTTCATGTCGAAAGCAATTCTACCGAGCCTTGAACTGCTCACGCGCTGTTATTAACTTGCTAGTAACCTAACACATGGGTACAGCAAACAAAAGTGATCAGAGTCCAGGGTGATCGGGACCTCAAGgctactgtctttttttcttgagcTATAATTCAATTTCCAATTTTACTGTACATTAGACTCATTATTTCCCAGTGTTTTCTGCTCAATACTGCCATCTGGAGGACACACAGGTGAAAAGCGAGAGGGAGCCGGACACACCCAGCTCACAATTCTAGAGTGGGAGAGAGACGTGTCTGGGGAGGGAACATCTGACACCCACACAGGCCTGGAGTTCAAAAACAGTCTATCTATTTAGGCACAGTGCTGGTGTTTTGAGTTCCCTCGGTCTGGCTGGTTAAATTGATGCCACCGTGCTCCCCCGGTGTGAGTTCTAAATaagcaaaaatgatttttaatgtatttgatttttatttttagtcagAGATTTCatgctaaaattaaaagtaaaaaattttgaGAATGTTTTCCCATATGCTTCAGTGAGCATAACTAGTTCATTTTAAGTAATATCTGGTTTAATATATACCAGAAAGGGCTGGGACTGGCACCGTCATCATATCAAATCCTATTTTTACCTGAGTCACATTTGTGCCACATTTCCCACAAACAAACCTAATAGCAGTACATCAACTTCAAACGTAATATAAAGAGTACTTTGTAAAGCAGTCAATAAAATGTCATCTTCATaagcctccataaaaataaatgtatacaattttcaAGCCtttataaaaggaacaaaaaaacagcctttagaattttaaaggaatttgtgAAAGGATATTTACAACATGAGTCAAAAATTATTCCTTTCCCCATAACAacttgaaacaaagcaaaacctgCTTATCGCTTGAATTGGATACAGTTGAAAATCTGGTTTTCCTCCGCATGATTTTATTAGGTGTATTATATATTGGTTCGGTTGAGAACAATATATAGCTATGCAAAAACATTTAATCTAACGAAGGACGCTCTGGGTCTACTGTACctaatataatgatatatatacacatctgtATAGCATGTGGAAGGTTAGCAGTTTGAtgtacataggaaaaaaaattcagtttgtttACCTCTtaccatgagaaaaaaataaaacctacaaatCTTCATTAAAGACATTCATGAACTGTGCTATGGTGCCCTCTATTGAACATAAAGACAgaaaagcgtgtgtgtgtgtgtgtgtgtgttgtgtgtaaaATTAGCTATTGTGTCTCCATGATATCCTTTTGTATAAAATATCCATAATAttccttaaatttttaagaaatacaaaactaATACAAAAGTCTACACTGTAAGGTAAATGTAGTTATATTAATGGGATGAATTCAATAAAGCAGGAGAGCTGGCTCCCATTTGTGATATcaatcaaatgtaaaaaaattagtCGGGATGCCATGTTCATAGTTGGGAGTCTCATCAACGGAGTTTATAATTTTAGTCtaacttttcttttccataacTACTAGAAGAagtgatttataatttataattaggGGGAAAAACCCAAAAGGGAGATTATAGTCAAGATTGAgggaaaatgaatatatttgaaaaatctcaCAATCATACTGACTaaatttaactaatatttaaGAGTTCTGCTAATTATAAACGTGTCAGTTCCTGGGATTCACTTATTAATCCCAGGAACTTTCTATaatttcctcgtctataaaattaAGATACCCCACTCCCAATATTACTGTAAGCATTGagataaaacatgtaaaaatatagcAAGTATTCAACAAATTATTCTTTTTGGCACCTAGTCAAAGAAACAACTCTCGAATTCCTCTATGAAGATTGGCCTGGATATGTGCTTtgctattaaatatatattatttcacaaatgaccttaaaatgaaaaaaggttatatttatattacatacatGTATACCCAGAGACAGCAACATTTTGGTTTCAAAGGGTTGAACATACCAAGTGCTCTCGGTTCAtaacttcaaaatttaaataaaacccagagttttaaaattcatgctaaaaATCTACCACACAagcatatttcatatttaatattgtGGTGTCTTCCCTCTCAAGTTCCTAAAGTGCTCTGCAAACAAGGTACTTATTTGTACCTACGGTGGCCCTACTTAACGGGTAACCAATGGACCTCAGGGGATGTCAAGTTCAGGTCAGGACCCAGTGCAGAGATGGGCAAGTTGTATGTCGCATCCAGTTTCCCCGGGCTGGGGAGACACCAAGGGCACCAACCACATGGAAGGTTGCTACGTCTACACAAACCAGACAAGGGACAAGAGAGCCATGTCTCAGAATCTGAGGGACACAGAAAGGAGAGTGGGGACGCTCAAGAGGGACCACAGTATTCAGGTTATTCAGGTGAGACCTGAATCCAACCATTGGGTATTGGACTCCTAGCCTCCTTCAGGTTCAAACCACACAGAAGCACCACCAGTTTGGAGACTAATGGTCATATAACGTAGTGGAACAAGTAACGTCACGAAAGAACTTGGTGTCTAGTCTATGATTTGACTGCTGGAGAACCCAGACCCAAGTTTAATGAATCTAGCCATCCCCGATAGACATTTAATGCTTCCCCACTAGAATGGAAGCTTCACGAAGACAAGGATTTGTGTCCATTTTGTGCAGTCCTGTATCCCCGGTACCCAGCCTGGCCCAACGTAGTCACTTAATAAATAGGTTTTCCTTTCCGAAGCATCATTTGAACGACACATCCACTCAGTGAGGTCAGCAATGCATGGGTAACATTACTGCACTCTTTATTAGCAAACCAAGGCTCAAGGAATTAAGTGACTTTTCCATGGTTGtataaccagaaa belongs to Rhinolophus ferrumequinum isolate MPI-CBG mRhiFer1 chromosome 20, mRhiFer1_v1.p, whole genome shotgun sequence and includes:
- the SNX10 gene encoding sorting nexin-10 isoform X5; translated protein: MCFTMKTSCVRRRYREFVWLRQRLQSNALLVQLPELPSKNLFFNMNNRQHVDQRRQGLEDFLRKVLQNALLLSDSSLHLFLQSHLNSEDIEACVSGQTRYSVEEAIHKFALMYRRFPEENEEGKKNDIDYDSESSSSGFGHSSDDSSSHGCKMSTAPQES
- the SNX10 gene encoding sorting nexin-10 isoform X6, translating into MRYVFIQLPELPSKNLFFNMNNRQHVDQRRQGLEDFLRKVLQNALLLSDSSLHLFLQSHLNSEDIEACVSGQTRYSVEEAIHKFALMYRRFPEENEEGKKNDIDYDSESSSSGFGHSSDDSSSHGCKMSTAPQES